The following proteins are encoded in a genomic region of Sorangiineae bacterium MSr12523:
- a CDS encoding A24 family peptidase → MNAPVPNGTVLMILCVGIAAAAISDLRYRKIPNTLVSSIAAAGIVHAAAALGPRGAAASLLGAGAGVALLAWPFVRGVLGGGDVKLLGAVGAWIGAAETVRVLLLGAVLGGVLALGFLLSLTRSQRAGVRRNVASFTVPSVEHLDRARAVPYGLALAGAAAWVLLSGAR, encoded by the coding sequence ATGAACGCCCCCGTGCCGAATGGAACCGTTTTGATGATTCTGTGCGTCGGAATCGCTGCCGCTGCGATCTCCGATTTGCGATATCGAAAGATTCCAAATACGCTCGTGTCGAGCATTGCCGCTGCGGGCATCGTCCACGCGGCGGCAGCTCTGGGGCCTCGCGGCGCGGCGGCGTCGCTGCTCGGCGCGGGGGCGGGTGTGGCTCTGCTGGCATGGCCTTTCGTTCGAGGTGTTCTCGGCGGTGGCGACGTGAAGTTGCTCGGCGCCGTGGGCGCATGGATCGGCGCCGCCGAAACCGTGCGCGTTCTTCTTCTCGGCGCCGTTCTGGGCGGCGTGCTCGCGCTGGGATTCCTTCTGAGCCTCACACGCAGCCAGCGCGCGGGTGTGCGCCGCAACGTTGCGTCCTTCACGGTGCCTTCGGTGGAGCATCTCGACCGAGCCCGCGCCGTGCCCTATGGCCTTGCGCTCGCCGGCGCGGCCGCTTGGGTTCTCCTTTCTGGAGCCCGGTAA
- a CDS encoding Flp family type IVb pilin, which produces MYNIVNFLNALRQREQGATAIEYGLIASLIAVVIIAGATAVGTGVASTFTNVAGHL; this is translated from the coding sequence ATGTACAACATCGTGAATTTCCTCAATGCCCTCCGTCAACGCGAGCAAGGTGCAACGGCCATCGAGTACGGTTTGATTGCTTCGCTCATCGCAGTCGTCATCATCGCCGGCGCGACCGCCGTCGGTACGGGCGTCGCCTCGACGTTCACCAACGTCGCCGGTCACCTCTGA
- the cpaB gene encoding Flp pilus assembly protein CpaB, giving the protein MAIYSSEGSLAKAPPRSSRGARGRAIAFMTIALLAGSASAWMVVRYVGRHAAAGPSIPMTRVVVAAADIPAAAKLTPDLLKTVDWPEGSQPRGSFEQLDALAGRVSGAAIVAGEPIVEARLSAKGSGAGMASLIPANMRAMTVPVNEVVGVGGFIHPGDLVDVITTMQEPMGVWASAGQPEFRSKIVLQSIRVLAVGQRLASESEKPEQVPVVTLLVSPEEAERLALASTQGKLQLTMRSPSDGDDAETSGVSPRELLGSAARLAPAPSASASAEPVAARLHRPHHAPKPLALTAAPTTHTEVVEVLRGDRVEQKKVGQ; this is encoded by the coding sequence ATGGCCATTTATTCTTCGGAGGGAAGTCTCGCCAAAGCGCCACCTCGTAGTTCCCGCGGCGCGCGCGGCAGGGCCATCGCCTTCATGACGATTGCACTATTGGCCGGATCGGCCTCCGCGTGGATGGTCGTCCGTTACGTTGGACGCCATGCCGCCGCAGGTCCGTCCATTCCGATGACCCGTGTCGTCGTCGCCGCGGCCGATATCCCCGCGGCGGCGAAGTTGACTCCAGACCTGCTCAAGACAGTCGATTGGCCGGAGGGCTCGCAGCCGCGCGGAAGTTTCGAACAGCTCGATGCGCTTGCCGGGCGCGTGTCCGGGGCCGCGATTGTCGCGGGCGAACCCATCGTGGAGGCGCGCCTCTCGGCCAAAGGATCCGGCGCCGGAATGGCATCGCTCATTCCAGCCAACATGCGCGCGATGACCGTCCCCGTGAACGAGGTCGTGGGCGTCGGTGGCTTCATCCATCCGGGCGATCTCGTCGACGTCATCACCACCATGCAGGAGCCGATGGGCGTATGGGCCAGTGCGGGTCAGCCCGAGTTTCGTTCCAAAATCGTATTGCAGAGCATTCGCGTGTTGGCCGTCGGGCAGCGGCTCGCGTCGGAGAGTGAAAAACCCGAACAGGTGCCCGTGGTGACCTTGCTCGTATCGCCGGAGGAGGCGGAGCGCCTCGCGTTGGCCTCCACCCAGGGCAAGCTGCAGCTCACCATGCGTTCGCCCTCCGATGGCGACGACGCGGAGACATCGGGCGTCTCCCCGCGCGAGCTTCTCGGGTCCGCGGCGAGACTGGCTCCGGCACCTTCGGCGTCGGCGTCCGCGGAACCCGTTGCTGCCCGCCTCCACCGTCCTCACCACGCGCCGAAGCCCCTCGCGCTGACGGCCGCACCGACGACACATACCGAGGTCGTGGAAGTCCTGCGTGGAGACCGTGTGGAGCAGAAGAAGGTGGGCCAATGA
- a CDS encoding pilus assembly protein, with amino-acid sequence MKRIHSERGAAAIEFALVLLPFALLLLGTIDYGWYFFVDLACTNAVREGARTATTVPGACPNSAATNAGEAAAVQALSGLLPTGYAPDIDVTCTTVSGSPRFQAQLTLVFPQLTGFSLVPMPGSGGGTARVATSATMRGSP; translated from the coding sequence ATGAAACGCATCCACTCGGAGCGCGGCGCTGCGGCCATCGAGTTTGCGCTCGTGCTTCTGCCGTTTGCTCTCCTCTTATTGGGAACCATCGATTACGGCTGGTACTTCTTCGTCGATCTCGCCTGCACCAATGCCGTGCGCGAAGGCGCGCGCACGGCCACCACCGTGCCCGGTGCTTGCCCCAATTCGGCTGCCACCAACGCGGGCGAGGCGGCGGCGGTCCAGGCGCTCTCGGGGCTTCTTCCGACGGGCTACGCCCCGGACATCGACGTCACGTGCACGACGGTGTCCGGGAGCCCGCGTTTTCAAGCGCAGCTGACCCTCGTCTTTCCGCAGCTCACTGGCTTTTCGCTCGTCCCCATGCCGGGCAGCGGCGGAGGCACGGCCCGCGTGGCCACCTCCGCCACGATGCGTGGTTCCCCTTGA